Proteins from one Thermosipho japonicus genomic window:
- a CDS encoding SHOCT-like domain-containing protein, giving the protein MNEEIRKVLEALKNGEITTEEAEALIEAIKQREDYKEENFEGSDENVETKVGEVTVIEEGEVFEGDINIVNGEAVIKGIVNGDCSIVMGKLTFSGEVKGDMNIVGSRVKWNGGIIDGSLNIVASKEEGTPPKVKGGLTRINNLLLKGLFKVFLKPFLSGFEIKNGNFKKSKKTQKFETLIVEEGKEFKTDDDIVAEEVIVKGKLVCGNLKADEIRAIGTISCGNIETEELIVEGTVKTGNVKAENITVYQDGSISSGNVRAENIELNGVISSGNVTCEVIWGTGKLNAGWLNCEENRLNK; this is encoded by the coding sequence ATGAATGAAGAAATTAGAAAAGTTTTAGAGGCTCTTAAAAACGGAGAAATTACAACTGAAGAGGCAGAAGCACTTATTGAGGCAATAAAACAAAGAGAAGATTATAAAGAAGAAAATTTTGAAGGTTCAGATGAAAATGTTGAGACAAAAGTTGGAGAAGTAACGGTAATAGAAGAAGGAGAGGTATTTGAAGGAGATATAAATATTGTAAATGGAGAAGCTGTTATAAAAGGAATTGTAAATGGTGATTGTTCAATTGTTATGGGAAAATTAACATTTTCTGGTGAAGTAAAAGGAGACATGAATATTGTTGGCTCAAGGGTAAAATGGAATGGGGGAATTATAGACGGAAGTTTAAATATTGTAGCAAGTAAAGAAGAAGGCACTCCTCCAAAAGTTAAAGGAGGACTTACAAGAATAAACAATTTATTATTAAAGGGATTGTTTAAAGTATTTTTAAAACCATTTTTGTCAGGATTTGAAATTAAAAATGGAAATTTTAAAAAGTCTAAAAAGACTCAAAAATTTGAAACATTGATTGTAGAAGAAGGTAAAGAATTTAAAACTGATGATGATATTGTAGCCGAAGAAGTAATAGTTAAAGGAAAATTAGTCTGTGGAAATCTAAAAGCAGATGAGATAAGAGCTATTGGCACAATTTCTTGTGGAAATATTGAAACAGAAGAATTAATAGTTGAAGGGACTGTGAAAACGGGGAACGTAAAAGCCGAAAATATAACAGTTTATCAAGATGGATCAATTAGTTCAGGAAATGTACGTGCTGAAAATATAGAACTAAATGGAGTTATTTCATCAGGAAACGTTACATGCGAAGTTATCTGGGGGACTGGAAAATTGAATGCGGGGTGGCTTAACTGTGAGGAGAACAGACTCAACAAATAA
- a CDS encoding DUF2089 domain-containing protein, with translation MLPKCPVCGKPMKVTQLKCVHDNVTVSGMFTVSPLAFLEEEDMNFIILFLRSRGNLKEMERVTGIGYFTLRGRLEKLLDKMGLKPIGDSEVDDQDDVFEKLKKKLISVEDALNIIKRKGGEKNE, from the coding sequence ATGTTACCAAAATGTCCGGTTTGCGGAAAACCAATGAAAGTAACTCAGCTAAAATGTGTGCATGATAATGTTACAGTTTCTGGAATGTTCACAGTTTCACCACTTGCATTTTTGGAAGAAGAAGATATGAATTTTATAATCTTGTTCTTAAGAAGTAGAGGAAATTTAAAAGAAATGGAACGTGTAACAGGTATTGGATATTTTACCCTCCGTGGAAGGCTTGAAAAGCTACTCGATAAAATGGGACTTAAACCAATCGGAGATTCTGAAGTTGATGATCAAGATGATGTTTTTGAAAAATTAAAGAAAAAATTGATTTCAGTGGAAGATGCTTTAAATATTATTAAGAGAAAAGGGGGAGAGAAAAATGAATGA
- a CDS encoding ABC transporter ATP-binding protein yields the protein MLQVKNLKKTYVSKGKKVEAVKGITFETEKGEIFAILGPNGAGKTTTIKSILRLIIPDEGEIYINGIDVHKHPSHALKYVSAVLEGNRNIHWKMTVYENLKYFGYIRGLGGKYLKSRISEILEFVELTEKKNELAGKLSRGMQQRLAIGIALLPDTPLILLDEPTLGLDVESSLKVRQMLEKLAKDGKTILLSTHDMQLVEKVANHVLIINKGRVVVSDKKEKLLDAFKKKRFKISFLSNNGYKELEKFGTVVEENGEKILNIQIDNMDQLYEVLEHFKNKNIEIKRLESVMVNFEEVFVNIVRGDEDGLS from the coding sequence ATGCTGCAAGTTAAAAATCTTAAAAAAACATATGTTTCAAAAGGGAAAAAGGTGGAAGCAGTTAAAGGAATAACTTTCGAGACTGAAAAGGGAGAAATTTTTGCAATCTTAGGACCAAACGGTGCGGGAAAAACTACAACTATAAAGTCGATATTAAGACTTATAATCCCAGATGAAGGTGAAATCTATATAAACGGTATAGATGTTCACAAACATCCTTCACATGCACTAAAATATGTTTCTGCAGTTTTAGAAGGAAATAGAAATATTCATTGGAAAATGACAGTTTATGAAAACCTTAAGTACTTTGGTTATATAAGAGGTTTAGGAGGAAAATACTTAAAAAGTAGAATTTCTGAAATTTTGGAATTTGTAGAGCTAACTGAAAAAAAGAACGAACTTGCCGGAAAACTTTCAAGAGGTATGCAGCAAAGATTAGCTATTGGAATAGCTTTACTGCCAGATACTCCTCTAATCCTTTTAGATGAGCCTACACTCGGTTTGGATGTTGAGTCTTCATTAAAAGTAAGACAAATGCTTGAAAAACTTGCAAAAGATGGAAAAACCATACTCTTATCTACTCATGATATGCAACTTGTTGAAAAAGTGGCAAATCATGTGTTGATTATAAATAAAGGTAGGGTAGTTGTTAGTGATAAAAAAGAAAAACTTTTAGATGCATTCAAGAAAAAAAGATTTAAAATAAGTTTTTTAAGTAATAATGGTTACAAAGAACTTGAAAAATTTGGAACAGTTGTTGAAGAAAACGGAGAAAAGATTTTAAACATTCAAATTGATAACATGGATCAATTATATGAAGTTCTTGAGCATTTTAAGAATAAAAACATTGAAATAAAGCGCCTTGAAAGTGTAATGGTTAACTTTGAAGAGGTTTTTGTAAATATAGTAAGAGGTGATGAAGATGGTTTATCTTAA
- a CDS encoding MFS transporter, which produces MRRTDSTNKLFTKNFLLYIVGRLVSLIGSGIQMIAIPLYILDVTGSGAAMGIFTLLSILPRLLVAPFAGVLGDRFNRKNIMVFTDFIRGFLILFLALLSYTNSLSILILFIIQAFVAMFDGFFGAATTAMIPDIVSEDKLRSANSVLGSVNSFSMIIGPILGGIIYGIFGIFAVFLINGTSFVLSAISEMFILYNVKFSKKSKLSVSSFFSEFKEGLTFIFKNEGLKYLFTFAMITNFLMSPLFQVVEPYVLRQIVKMSAQQYGFVQTFFTIGMLAGNVFLMSLLKNAKNKTLMISGISIQSLAIFAFTILIFPNVLVKFSIWKFFWLTSIIYFIVGAFNTLVNIPISTNLQLMTPSEIRSRVFSTLEIFSQIMVPLGAVIYGFLIDVVAAHILFLVVNFLALAISIIFFVIAPQQVYEPKAGGDFDAAS; this is translated from the coding sequence GTGAGGAGAACAGACTCAACAAATAAACTTTTTACAAAGAATTTTTTGCTTTATATTGTTGGAAGATTAGTATCTTTAATAGGTTCAGGAATACAGATGATTGCAATTCCTTTGTATATTTTAGACGTTACAGGTTCAGGAGCTGCAATGGGAATATTTACTTTACTTAGCATTCTTCCAAGACTCTTGGTTGCCCCTTTTGCTGGGGTCTTGGGAGATAGGTTTAATAGAAAAAATATAATGGTTTTCACAGACTTTATCCGTGGATTTTTAATACTTTTTCTCGCACTACTTTCATATACAAATAGCCTCAGTATATTAATTTTATTTATAATCCAGGCATTTGTGGCAATGTTTGATGGCTTTTTTGGAGCTGCAACTACAGCCATGATTCCTGATATAGTTTCTGAGGATAAACTAAGGTCAGCAAATTCCGTACTTGGTAGTGTTAATTCTTTTTCTATGATAATCGGACCAATTTTAGGTGGAATTATATATGGAATTTTTGGAATATTTGCTGTATTTTTAATCAACGGTACTTCATTTGTACTATCGGCAATTAGTGAAATGTTTATTTTATATAATGTAAAATTTTCTAAAAAGTCTAAATTAAGTGTTTCTTCATTTTTTAGTGAATTCAAAGAAGGCTTAACTTTCATTTTTAAAAATGAAGGATTAAAATATCTATTTACATTTGCAATGATAACTAACTTTTTAATGTCTCCATTATTCCAGGTAGTTGAGCCGTATGTTTTAAGGCAGATAGTAAAAATGAGTGCTCAACAATACGGTTTTGTGCAAACATTTTTTACAATTGGAATGCTTGCAGGAAACGTCTTTCTAATGTCTCTTTTAAAAAATGCAAAAAACAAAACATTAATGATATCTGGAATATCTATTCAAAGTTTAGCAATTTTTGCATTTACAATATTGATTTTTCCAAACGTTCTTGTTAAATTTTCCATATGGAAATTTTTCTGGCTTACATCTATTATTTACTTTATAGTTGGTGCGTTTAATACTCTTGTAAATATTCCAATTTCAACAAATCTGCAACTCATGACCCCCTCTGAAATAAGGTCAAGAGTTTTCTCAACGCTTGAAATTTTTTCTCAGATTATGGTACCACTTGGTGCGGTCATATATGGATTTCTAATTGATGTTGTGGCCGCACACATTCTTTTCTTGGTAGTTAACTTTTTAGCCTTAGCTATATCTATTATTTTCTTTGTTATCGCACCACAACAGGTATATGAACCAAAAGCTGGGGGGGATTTTGATGCTGCAAGTTAA